The following are encoded together in the Erwinia sp. E602 genome:
- a CDS encoding Slp/YeaY family lipoprotein, whose protein sequence is MRRTALLPGSLLLAAALLLAGCVSVPDSIKGSSPVPQQDLARVLGAPQLFTGQESRFGGKVVNVLNQTGKTRLEIAAMPLDEGARPRLGSASIGRIYADINGFVDPVDFRDQMVTVVGPIKGTEKGSINGASYNFVVVNVSGYQRWHRVQQIVSPPAPIDPWIWYGPGYRHRGGYWGPPPAFYYNTGPSQVQTILTE, encoded by the coding sequence ATGCGTAGAACCGCTCTTTTACCCGGCAGCCTGCTGCTGGCGGCCGCGCTGCTGCTGGCCGGCTGCGTCAGCGTGCCGGATTCGATCAAAGGTTCGTCGCCGGTGCCGCAGCAGGACCTGGCCCGCGTCCTGGGCGCGCCGCAGCTGTTTACCGGCCAGGAGTCGCGCTTCGGCGGCAAGGTGGTCAACGTGCTCAACCAGACCGGTAAAACCCGGCTGGAGATCGCCGCCATGCCGCTGGATGAGGGGGCCCGTCCGCGTCTGGGGTCCGCCTCGATCGGCCGCATTTATGCCGACATTAACGGCTTTGTCGATCCGGTCGATTTCCGCGACCAGATGGTGACGGTGGTCGGCCCGATCAAAGGCACCGAGAAGGGCAGCATCAACGGCGCGTCCTATAACTTTGTGGTGGTTAACGTTAGCGGCTACCAGCGCTGGCACCGGGTGCAGCAGATTGTTTCACCACCGGCACCGATCGACCCGTGGATCTGGTACGGACCGGGCTATCGCCACCGTGGCGGCTACTGGGGGCCACCACCGGCCTTCTATTACAATACTGGCCCTTCCCAGGTACAGACCATTCTGACCGAATAG
- the tsaB gene encoding tRNA (adenosine(37)-N6)-threonylcarbamoyltransferase complex dimerization subunit type 1 TsaB: MSTRILAIDTATEACSVALLNGQQQLAHFELCAREHTQRILPLVQQILQQGELQLQQLDALAFGRGPGSFTGVRIGIGIAQGLALGAGLPLVGVSTLKTMAESAWRLHGATRVLVAIDARMGEVYWAEYQRDAHGVWQGEQSEAVLKPEAAAARMAALEGDWACAGTGWKAWPQLAEASPLTLTMSSVELPCAQDMLPLAVQALAAGLSVAPEHAEPTYLRNEVAWKKLPGRD; this comes from the coding sequence ATGTCCACGCGAATTTTAGCCATTGATACCGCCACGGAAGCCTGCTCGGTTGCGTTGCTCAACGGCCAGCAGCAGCTGGCGCATTTTGAACTCTGCGCCCGCGAACATACCCAGCGCATTCTGCCGCTGGTGCAGCAGATCCTGCAGCAGGGTGAACTGCAGCTGCAGCAGCTTGACGCGCTGGCGTTTGGCCGCGGGCCGGGCAGCTTTACCGGCGTACGCATTGGAATAGGCATCGCGCAGGGGCTGGCGCTGGGTGCCGGGCTGCCGCTGGTGGGTGTCTCCACGCTGAAAACCATGGCCGAGAGCGCCTGGCGGCTGCACGGGGCAACCCGGGTGCTGGTGGCGATCGACGCCCGCATGGGGGAAGTCTACTGGGCGGAATATCAGCGCGATGCGCACGGCGTCTGGCAGGGTGAGCAGAGTGAAGCGGTGTTGAAACCGGAGGCCGCCGCGGCGCGGATGGCGGCGCTGGAGGGTGACTGGGCCTGCGCCGGTACCGGCTGGAAGGCCTGGCCGCAGCTGGCAGAGGCCAGCCCGCTGACGCTGACGATGAGTTCGGTAGAGCTGCCGTGCGCGCAGGATATGCTGCCGCTGGCCGTACAGGCGCTGGCCGCGGGCCTGAGCGTAGCACCGGAACACGCCGAGCCGACCTATCTGCGCAATGAAGTGGCGTGGAAAAAATTACCGGGCCGCGACTAA
- a CDS encoding ATP-dependent DNA helicase: MADDFAVDGALAKAIPGFKPREPQRLMAAAVERAIDGRHELVVEAGTGTGKTYAYLAPALRAGKKVIVSTGSKALQDQLYSRDLPTVAKALKFKGQLALLKGRSNYLCLERLEQQSLAGGDLAVQAMSDLVHLRGWSNETVEGDISTCGGVAEDSPIWPLVTSTNDNCLGSDCPQYKECFVVKARRKAMEADVIVVNHHLFLADMVVKESGFAELIPEADVMIFDEAHQVPDIASQYFGQQLSSRQLLDLAKDITIAYRTEVRDVQQLQKSADRLAQAAADFRLALGDPGFRGNLRDLLADKNIQRALLLLDDALELCYDVAKLSLGRSALLDAAFERAALYRGRLKRLKQVDQPGFSYWYECNARHFILALTPLSVSERFREVMDERPASWIFTSATLAVNGQMGHFVERLGVGEAETLILDSPFDYAQQALLCVPRNLPVPNQPGGARLLARTLRPLIEANGGRCFFLCTSHQVMREVAAEFRATLTLPVLLQGETSKGQLLHQFVSLGNALLVATSSFWEGVDVRGDVLSLVIIDKLPFTSPDDPLLKARMEDCKLRGGEPFNDVQLPDAVITLKQGVGRLIRDVSDRGVLVICDGRLVMRPYGAVFLNSLPPAPRTRDLARAIDFLKPLTQQ, encoded by the coding sequence GTGGCAGACGATTTTGCAGTAGACGGCGCGCTGGCGAAGGCGATTCCCGGCTTTAAACCGCGTGAGCCGCAGCGGCTGATGGCCGCCGCCGTTGAGCGGGCGATTGACGGTCGCCACGAGCTGGTGGTGGAAGCGGGGACCGGGACCGGCAAAACTTACGCCTACCTGGCTCCGGCGCTGCGCGCCGGCAAAAAAGTGATCGTCTCCACCGGTTCCAAGGCGCTGCAGGATCAGCTCTACAGCCGTGACCTGCCCACCGTGGCAAAGGCGCTGAAGTTTAAAGGGCAGCTGGCGTTGCTGAAAGGGCGCTCCAACTACCTCTGCCTGGAACGGCTGGAGCAGCAGTCGCTGGCCGGCGGCGATCTGGCGGTGCAGGCGATGAGCGACCTCGTACACCTGCGCGGCTGGTCAAATGAAACCGTCGAAGGCGACATCAGCACCTGCGGTGGCGTGGCGGAAGACAGCCCGATCTGGCCGCTGGTGACCAGCACCAACGATAACTGCCTTGGCAGCGACTGCCCGCAGTATAAAGAGTGCTTTGTGGTTAAGGCGCGCCGTAAGGCGATGGAGGCCGACGTGATCGTGGTCAACCATCACCTGTTCCTCGCCGATATGGTGGTTAAGGAGAGCGGCTTTGCCGAACTGATCCCCGAGGCTGACGTGATGATCTTCGATGAAGCCCATCAGGTACCGGACATTGCCAGCCAGTATTTTGGTCAGCAGCTCTCCAGCCGCCAGCTGCTGGACCTCGCCAAAGACATCACCATTGCTTACCGCACCGAAGTGCGTGACGTGCAGCAGCTGCAGAAATCCGCTGACCGGCTGGCGCAGGCGGCTGCTGATTTCCGCCTGGCGCTGGGCGATCCCGGCTTTCGCGGTAACCTGCGCGATCTGCTGGCGGATAAAAACATTCAGCGCGCGCTGCTGCTGCTGGACGATGCGCTGGAGCTCTGTTACGACGTGGCTAAACTGTCGCTGGGCCGCTCGGCGCTGCTCGACGCGGCCTTTGAGCGCGCGGCGCTCTACCGTGGCCGGCTCAAGCGGCTGAAACAGGTTGACCAGCCGGGCTTCAGCTACTGGTACGAATGTAACGCCCGCCACTTTATTCTGGCGCTGACCCCGCTCTCCGTCTCCGAACGCTTCCGTGAGGTGATGGACGAGCGCCCGGCCAGCTGGATCTTCACCTCGGCCACCCTGGCGGTCAACGGCCAGATGGGGCACTTCGTCGAGCGGCTGGGCGTTGGCGAGGCCGAGACGCTGATCCTCGACAGCCCGTTTGACTACGCGCAGCAGGCGCTGCTGTGCGTGCCGCGTAACCTGCCGGTGCCCAACCAGCCGGGTGGCGCACGGCTGCTGGCGCGCACGCTGCGCCCGCTGATCGAGGCCAACGGCGGGCGCTGCTTCTTTCTCTGCACCTCGCATCAGGTGATGCGCGAGGTGGCTGCGGAGTTTCGCGCCACCCTGACGCTGCCGGTGCTGCTGCAGGGGGAGACCAGCAAAGGCCAGCTGCTGCATCAGTTTGTCAGCCTGGGTAACGCGCTGCTGGTGGCCACCAGCAGCTTCTGGGAAGGGGTGGACGTGCGCGGCGACGTGCTGTCGCTGGTGATCATTGACAAGCTGCCGTTCACCTCACCGGACGATCCGCTGCTGAAGGCGCGCATGGAGGACTGTAAGCTGCGCGGCGGCGAGCCTTTTAACGACGTGCAGCTGCCGGATGCGGTGATCACCCTGAAGCAGGGGGTGGGGCGGCTGATCCGCGACGTCTCCGATCGCGGCGTGCTGGTGATCTGCGACGGGCGGCTGGTGATGCGCCCGTACGGTGCGGTGTTTTTAAACAGCCTGCCGCCGGCGCCGCGCACCCGCGATCTGGCCCGCGCCATCGACTTTCTTAAACCGCTGACGCAGCAGTAA
- a CDS encoding DNA polymerase V: protein MPRRYEIPLAFRAAIKHEHGRRTVSTVDFQAELAKVNHHFTLREANLWIEFYQTSFTDISTEEGERRIFSLFSPNAGY, encoded by the coding sequence ATGCCCCGTCGTTACGAAATCCCACTCGCATTCAGAGCAGCCATCAAACACGAGCACGGCCGCCGTACGGTCAGCACCGTCGACTTTCAGGCCGAACTCGCCAAAGTTAACCACCACTTCACCCTGCGGGAGGCCAACCTCTGGATAGAGTTCTACCAAACCAGCTTCACGGACATCTCCACCGAAGAGGGGGAGCGGCGCATCTTCTCCCTGTTCAGCCCGAACGCGGGGTACTGA
- a CDS encoding SGNH/GDSL hydrolase family protein → MRNVWDNAQVQDEILNSPETTTTDRLGNERPTWTGIEVGINSIITSLDSAGVITVPDAATGLAATTNGQYFRVIIGSGSSTAFRYYRNLASAAVEITSLASKAYVDAGYKSTGMLSKELGGGDTILNEVAKNNQYAATTMSGWAVGVTSTGRTLNYIEMWLSNLSVLKTIRLDVYRRETDGAAVLPGAASDTLLQTISFTPSDIGVSDALVQGFQLARMPFSDITLPDGAIAFFVVQAFDASGTAVYVGSARQDITQAEASGLVNSLGGFYKSLSGGAWQPIAGTTTNPFRLAYRIGYNSPVKKDAGMISTRRDVSSRAPNSTSFALGAAANARWYAWAVGFPGITDAFDLITLYHSNLPSISSIYYRIILRANADLPGTNSPGVAAGDRHVFSGRVTPPSAASAAEFTAVEYPVPGLVVPSGYFAMIEVHAYDASGATVDIGTQARDYAAAGETAPVSNAKGYFVNRLNNAWASMGASLGLAWKLSVAGYIPVKDKVQQVAALSAENATKIASISAAASTLTLTRYYPTLTVTGRQVAIGGSAVVNGVTKALAATLTLAITTVGTKTVTTVLKQASSSTVQWPSNGNEWLGEKRISAVTVTDTATSTPLTAGTHYNVDGYGGKLRGLTATQYNASVAFTYTRERYDLIQIDPHTLVMSVVKGTERAFDVQEYRPVPAAGQVALYYVLVAGDVLEFEPVYRYPETGYEILDNGDAAVMRQHNRRCLQKTLARMARGQAITLLGYGDSITAVSNISNPLTTPGGTSRDRQLFLQGGYGTDTLSNLYPSENWNDGGGTIHIKIGWNWKLKAHLEDAWGCTVTYVNFGVSGSNSASGATAERLNAAVAVTPNLAVVCFGMNDNAVATTYASMMTIISTLKAAGADVVVVPVPRTSVTEDGRYSLEQWRYTNRQVYRAAIDAGAAYVPTDWLADEMSRGGMGVVTTSLCGADLRNHPGGYEMSVYGKALVNVFC, encoded by the coding sequence ATGAGAAACGTGTGGGATAATGCCCAGGTGCAGGATGAAATACTTAACAGCCCGGAAACCACAACAACAGATCGGCTCGGTAATGAGCGTCCGACATGGACAGGCATTGAGGTAGGAATAAATTCCATTATCACCTCACTCGACAGCGCTGGGGTGATAACCGTTCCGGATGCTGCAACCGGCCTGGCTGCCACCACGAACGGACAGTATTTTCGCGTGATCATCGGTTCCGGCAGTAGCACGGCTTTTCGCTACTATCGCAATCTGGCCTCTGCGGCTGTAGAAATCACCTCCCTGGCTTCCAAAGCCTACGTCGACGCCGGTTATAAATCGACGGGGATGCTGTCAAAAGAACTGGGTGGCGGCGATACGATCCTCAACGAAGTAGCCAAAAACAACCAGTACGCTGCTACAACAATGAGCGGCTGGGCGGTGGGCGTTACCTCTACCGGCAGAACGCTTAACTATATTGAGATGTGGCTAAGCAACCTCTCCGTGTTGAAAACTATCCGCCTTGACGTGTACCGGCGTGAAACGGACGGGGCTGCCGTGCTGCCGGGTGCCGCATCGGATACGCTCCTGCAGACCATCAGCTTTACGCCGTCTGACATCGGCGTCAGTGATGCCCTGGTGCAGGGGTTCCAGCTGGCGCGGATGCCGTTCAGTGATATTACTCTGCCGGACGGGGCGATCGCTTTCTTCGTGGTGCAGGCTTTCGACGCCTCAGGCACGGCTGTTTACGTTGGAAGCGCGAGGCAGGACATTACGCAGGCGGAAGCCTCGGGCCTTGTAAACTCGCTGGGCGGCTTTTACAAGTCGCTGTCCGGCGGAGCCTGGCAGCCGATCGCCGGGACGACAACCAACCCGTTCCGGCTGGCTTACCGCATCGGCTATAACAGCCCGGTAAAAAAAGACGCGGGAATGATCAGCACGCGCAGGGACGTCTCATCCCGCGCGCCGAACAGTACCAGCTTTGCGCTGGGCGCGGCGGCGAATGCCCGCTGGTATGCCTGGGCGGTCGGGTTTCCCGGTATCACCGATGCTTTCGATTTGATAACCCTGTATCACAGCAATCTGCCGTCGATCAGCAGCATCTATTACCGCATCATTCTGCGTGCGAACGCCGACCTGCCGGGCACTAACTCGCCCGGCGTTGCTGCCGGAGACAGGCATGTCTTCAGCGGCAGGGTGACACCGCCCTCTGCGGCATCAGCCGCTGAATTTACCGCCGTTGAGTATCCCGTTCCAGGGCTTGTTGTACCGTCCGGTTACTTCGCCATGATCGAGGTGCACGCATACGATGCGTCAGGTGCTACCGTCGATATCGGCACACAAGCCAGAGACTACGCCGCCGCCGGAGAAACAGCCCCCGTCAGCAATGCGAAGGGGTATTTCGTCAACCGGCTTAACAATGCTTGGGCTTCAATGGGTGCCAGTCTGGGCCTGGCGTGGAAACTTTCGGTTGCCGGATACATTCCGGTGAAAGATAAGGTTCAGCAGGTTGCCGCGCTGTCGGCAGAGAACGCCACGAAAATCGCGTCCATCTCTGCGGCGGCATCAACCCTGACCCTGACCCGTTATTATCCGACCCTGACGGTGACCGGGCGGCAGGTGGCGATCGGCGGATCGGCGGTGGTGAACGGCGTAACGAAAGCGCTGGCGGCCACGCTGACGCTTGCGATAACGACAGTGGGGACGAAGACGGTTACCACCGTACTGAAACAGGCGTCGTCTTCAACTGTGCAATGGCCTTCGAACGGTAACGAGTGGCTGGGAGAAAAACGCATCAGCGCGGTCACCGTTACCGACACGGCAACGTCAACGCCGCTGACGGCAGGCACGCACTACAACGTTGACGGCTATGGCGGCAAGCTGCGCGGGCTGACGGCCACGCAGTACAACGCCAGCGTGGCGTTTACCTACACGCGTGAGCGTTACGACCTGATTCAGATTGACCCGCATACGCTGGTCATGTCTGTGGTTAAGGGTACCGAACGCGCATTTGACGTGCAGGAGTATCGTCCGGTTCCGGCGGCGGGACAGGTGGCGCTGTACTACGTGCTGGTGGCCGGTGACGTGCTGGAGTTTGAGCCGGTTTACCGCTACCCGGAAACCGGTTATGAAATTCTGGACAACGGTGACGCCGCGGTAATGCGTCAGCACAACCGCCGCTGCCTGCAGAAGACGCTGGCGCGGATGGCCCGGGGCCAGGCAATCACGCTGCTGGGGTACGGCGATTCAATCACCGCCGTGTCGAACATCAGCAACCCGCTTACAACGCCGGGAGGAACGTCACGTGATCGCCAGCTGTTCCTGCAGGGCGGGTATGGAACTGACACGCTCAGCAACCTGTACCCGTCGGAAAACTGGAACGATGGTGGTGGAACTATCCACATTAAAATCGGCTGGAACTGGAAGCTGAAAGCACACCTGGAAGACGCCTGGGGCTGCACGGTGACCTACGTTAATTTTGGCGTGTCCGGATCGAACTCGGCCAGCGGCGCGACGGCAGAGCGCCTGAACGCTGCGGTTGCCGTGACGCCAAACCTTGCCGTGGTCTGCTTCGGCATGAACGACAACGCGGTCGCGACTACCTACGCGTCGATGATGACCATCATCAGCACGCTTAAGGCTGCAGGCGCTGACGTGGTTGTGGTGCCGGTGCCGAGAACGTCGGTAACGGAGGATGGGCGCTACAGCCTGGAGCAGTGGCGCTACACCAACCGGCAGGTTTACCGGGCCGCCATCGACGCCGGCGCGGCATACGTGCCGACCGACTGGCTGGCCGACGAAATGAGCCGTGGAGGCATGGGCGTTGTCACCACTTCGCTATGCGGTGCCGACCTGCGCAACCACCCCGGCGGTTATGAGATGAGCGTGTACGGAAAAGCGCTGGTCAATGTGTTCTGCTAA
- a CDS encoding tail fiber assembly protein encodes MTFEMTEEEQTVRVFNFNFQTFEFVGAEELIIPPYTGLPASCTQLLPPDEIPAGRVALFDVENQSWSFAEDHRGEMVYSQETGDSVLITELGALPDGVVTVSPSGNYRKWDGTEWVLDEEAEKLALMLEAKSRKATLMQVATDAIAPLQDAQDLDIATGEEKEKLTEWKAYRIALNRIDITSAHDIEWPVSPV; translated from the coding sequence ATGACTTTTGAAATGACAGAAGAAGAACAAACGGTTCGGGTATTTAATTTCAACTTCCAGACGTTTGAATTTGTTGGGGCGGAAGAGTTAATCATCCCTCCTTATACGGGCCTCCCTGCCAGTTGCACACAGCTGCTCCCGCCAGATGAAATCCCCGCAGGACGAGTGGCACTGTTCGATGTGGAAAATCAGTCCTGGTCATTCGCGGAAGATCATCGCGGGGAGATGGTATACAGCCAGGAAACAGGCGATTCCGTGCTGATCACTGAGCTGGGAGCGCTGCCGGATGGCGTTGTTACGGTGTCTCCATCGGGAAATTACCGTAAGTGGGATGGCACTGAATGGGTGCTGGATGAAGAGGCTGAAAAGCTGGCACTGATGCTTGAGGCTAAGTCCAGAAAAGCCACATTAATGCAGGTTGCCACAGATGCTATCGCACCGCTGCAGGATGCACAGGATCTGGATATAGCGACAGGTGAAGAAAAAGAAAAATTAACAGAATGGAAGGCATACCGAATTGCGTTGAATCGCATCGATATTACTTCTGCCCATGATATTGAATGGCCTGTATCGCCAGTTTAA
- a CDS encoding phage tail protein — translation MAQNDFKAFAVASGANVSTQAEWESLMALSSGFTAGVARSAQINKALRQGTTMASVLGQFIADTLGSDVLDDGNTSSLLTQLKGAFNTLLASSATMPVGSPIAWPSASIPAGYVIMQGQAFSTATYPKLAAAYPSGTLPDMRGQTIKGMPASGRALLSLEGDALKAHNHPVEIDATDLGTKQTTINGATTFNVYKFGADFREDTVGRFSLDDVAMGNIPVQISTPIVALGTHGHTGRTLSFGGAENTVKNIAFNYIVRLA, via the coding sequence ATGGCACAAAATGATTTTAAGGCATTTGCTGTAGCATCCGGCGCCAACGTTTCAACGCAGGCAGAGTGGGAATCCCTGATGGCGTTAAGTTCGGGGTTTACCGCGGGCGTGGCCCGCTCTGCGCAGATCAATAAAGCACTGAGGCAGGGCACTACGATGGCAAGCGTGCTGGGGCAGTTCATCGCTGACACACTCGGCTCTGACGTGCTCGATGATGGCAATACCTCTTCGCTGCTTACGCAGCTTAAGGGTGCCTTCAACACGCTACTGGCTTCATCTGCCACGATGCCGGTAGGTTCGCCGATCGCCTGGCCGTCGGCATCTATCCCTGCCGGGTACGTGATTATGCAGGGGCAGGCGTTCAGCACCGCGACTTATCCGAAGTTGGCCGCCGCATACCCGTCTGGCACGCTGCCGGATATGCGCGGGCAGACCATCAAGGGCATGCCTGCCTCCGGGCGAGCGCTGCTGAGCCTTGAGGGAGATGCTCTTAAGGCTCACAACCACCCTGTAGAGATTGATGCAACTGACTTAGGAACGAAACAGACAACTATAAATGGCGCCACCACCTTCAACGTTTATAAATTCGGAGCAGATTTCAGAGAGGATACCGTAGGCCGGTTCTCGCTGGACGACGTAGCGATGGGAAATATCCCCGTACAAATTTCCACACCAATTGTTGCTCTAGGAACTCACGGGCATACGGGCAGAACATTAAGCTTTGGTGGAGCCGAAAACACCGTTAAAAACATCGCATTTAATTACATCGTGAGGCTTGCATGA
- a CDS encoding DUF2612 domain-containing protein: MSKYTELITNYHAGKPLYFQHIDLSTRPLSDTAAAAAGMITAFDIDTAAGEQLDILGQWIGRARSVARPITGIYFEFDAERVGFEQGIWQGPFDPDDGFINLSDDVYRVVLKAKIGINNWNGQNDTLPPIIESALAGTGIVMSIVDNQDMTISVLITVDAEYLMPVIDRLIFDSGINHGPYIPLPDDYKPSRYDINPIEKLPAELVFVIRSGFLTVKAAGVRVREVVTPSNGYKFFGFDIDNDYMAGFDAGAWGENF; the protein is encoded by the coding sequence ATGAGCAAATACACCGAGCTGATCACCAACTACCACGCGGGGAAGCCGCTCTACTTCCAGCACATCGACCTGTCTACCCGGCCCCTGTCGGACACTGCTGCAGCTGCCGCCGGCATGATAACTGCATTCGACATTGATACCGCCGCGGGTGAGCAACTGGACATTCTTGGCCAGTGGATCGGCAGGGCGCGTTCGGTGGCGCGACCAATCACCGGCATTTACTTCGAGTTTGACGCCGAGCGCGTTGGGTTTGAACAGGGTATATGGCAGGGGCCATTCGACCCTGACGACGGGTTTATCAACCTTTCCGACGACGTGTACCGGGTGGTACTGAAAGCGAAGATAGGCATTAACAACTGGAACGGCCAGAACGACACGCTGCCGCCGATCATCGAAAGCGCACTTGCCGGCACCGGCATTGTGATGTCGATCGTGGACAACCAGGATATGACCATTTCGGTGCTGATCACGGTCGATGCGGAGTATCTGATGCCCGTCATCGACCGGCTGATATTCGACTCGGGCATTAACCACGGCCCGTACATACCGCTCCCTGATGATTACAAGCCTTCCCGGTACGACATCAACCCGATCGAGAAGTTACCCGCCGAACTGGTGTTTGTTATTCGCAGTGGATTTTTGACCGTAAAGGCTGCCGGGGTGCGTGTCCGGGAGGTGGTCACGCCTTCCAACGGATACAAATTCTTCGGCTTCGATATTGATAACGACTACATGGCCGGATTTGATGCGGGCGCGTGGGGAGAGAATTTCTGA
- a CDS encoding baseplate J/gp47 family protein, protein MALNLDTLGLSATVTAQGISAPDYQTVLSTLTGYFRQIYGTDAYLEPDSKDGQMIALVALAVHDANNTAIGVYRSFSPATAMGDALSSNVKINGIARRPATNSTVDLLLTGAIGTNITNGAVRDANSVLWNLPATVVIGTDGTALATATCSRSGAVAAVAGSVIQIATPTRGWVSVTNPQAAAVGVPVETDAELRARQGKSVGLASVTPFDALDGAIANVSGVTRHKLFENDTGLTDSNGLPGHSISAIVEGGDATVIADTIRGKKGQGVSTYGTTAIVVADKYNNPHTIRFSRPVDVPIFVAINLRAFTGYTSQVGDEMKAEVAAYINSLAIGDSVLLSRVYSPANLGVVSGGNARYYDIMELSIGTASGSVAAANVPIAYDHSASCSVDNILLTVTT, encoded by the coding sequence ATGGCTTTGAACCTCGACACGCTGGGGTTATCGGCAACGGTAACCGCCCAGGGGATCAGTGCGCCCGATTATCAGACGGTGCTCAGCACGCTGACCGGTTACTTCCGGCAGATTTACGGCACAGATGCCTATCTGGAGCCTGACAGCAAAGACGGCCAGATGATAGCGCTGGTAGCGCTGGCGGTGCACGACGCCAATAACACGGCGATCGGTGTGTACCGCTCATTCTCTCCGGCTACGGCGATGGGTGATGCGCTGTCCAGCAACGTGAAAATCAATGGCATCGCCCGGCGGCCGGCGACTAACTCCACGGTCGACCTGCTGCTGACCGGCGCTATCGGCACGAACATAACCAACGGCGCGGTGCGTGACGCTAACAGCGTGCTCTGGAACCTGCCGGCCACCGTGGTAATCGGCACCGACGGCACTGCACTGGCAACGGCCACCTGCTCGCGTTCTGGCGCGGTTGCGGCGGTGGCCGGGTCGGTAATACAGATCGCCACGCCGACGCGCGGCTGGGTTTCCGTGACCAACCCGCAGGCTGCAGCTGTTGGCGTGCCGGTGGAGACTGACGCAGAACTGCGCGCCCGGCAGGGTAAAAGCGTCGGGCTAGCCTCTGTCACCCCGTTCGATGCTCTGGATGGCGCAATAGCCAACGTAAGCGGCGTGACACGTCACAAGCTCTTTGAGAATGACACCGGGCTGACAGACAGCAACGGGCTGCCCGGCCACTCTATTTCGGCGATTGTGGAGGGCGGCGACGCCACGGTGATTGCCGACACCATTCGGGGTAAGAAGGGGCAGGGCGTCAGCACATACGGCACCACCGCGATCGTGGTGGCGGACAAGTACAATAACCCGCACACCATCCGGTTTTCCCGCCCGGTGGATGTGCCAATTTTCGTGGCGATCAACCTTCGAGCTTTCACCGGTTACACCTCACAGGTTGGTGACGAGATGAAGGCAGAGGTAGCGGCCTACATCAACAGCCTGGCGATTGGGGACAGCGTGCTGCTGAGCCGTGTTTACTCGCCAGCCAACCTTGGCGTCGTCAGTGGTGGTAACGCGCGGTATTACGACATCATGGAACTTAGCATCGGCACCGCATCCGGGAGCGTGGCGGCGGCGAATGTGCCGATCGCCTATGACCACTCGGCCTCCTGCAGCGTGGACAACATCCTGCTGACGGTGACCACATGA
- a CDS encoding Gp138 family membrane-puncturing spike protein gives MPVALNSQVGSRDQLDAILSRQIMSAMRVSTPGIIQSYNPIAMTCTVQPAIKGVESDGNGGMVSASLPLLVDVPLVFPSAGGCTITFPVKEGDECLLVFGDNCIDFWWQSGGVQEPVDDRQHDLSDAFAIIGPRSQARKLANISTSTLQMRTDDGLAYIELDPASHKVNIVAPGGVNVTAPLAEFSDAVTIKGLLSWMGGMVGSITDGVAARITGAIEFIGTLKSNGKNISDSHTHGGVERGGGNTDGVN, from the coding sequence ATGCCTGTAGCACTTAACTCGCAGGTTGGCAGTCGCGATCAGCTCGATGCCATCCTTTCCCGCCAGATTATGTCAGCTATGCGGGTATCCACCCCCGGCATCATCCAGTCCTACAACCCGATCGCTATGACCTGTACTGTTCAGCCGGCCATAAAAGGCGTTGAATCTGACGGCAACGGCGGAATGGTATCCGCCAGCCTGCCGCTGCTTGTTGACGTGCCGCTGGTATTCCCCAGCGCTGGCGGGTGCACCATTACCTTCCCGGTGAAGGAAGGCGATGAGTGCCTGCTGGTGTTTGGTGATAACTGTATCGATTTCTGGTGGCAGAGCGGCGGCGTTCAGGAACCTGTAGACGATCGCCAGCACGACCTGTCAGACGCCTTTGCTATTATCGGCCCGCGGTCACAGGCCAGAAAGCTGGCCAACATCAGCACCAGCACGCTGCAGATGCGCACCGATGACGGACTGGCCTACATCGAGCTCGACCCGGCATCACATAAGGTGAACATCGTGGCGCCTGGCGGCGTCAACGTAACCGCGCCGCTGGCGGAGTTCAGTGACGCGGTGACCATCAAAGGCCTTCTGTCGTGGATGGGTGGGATGGTGGGCTCGATAACCGATGGTGTTGCGGCGCGGATCACAGGAGCCATTGAATTCATCGGCACCCTGAAATCAAACGGCAAGAACATTAGCGACAGCCATACCCACGGCGGCGTTGAACGTGGCGGCGGCAATACTGACGGGGTTAACTGA